The DNA sequence GATAGAAATGCACACATCTGATATGAcccattttaaattgttttgcaacACTTGATccaaatgaagttttgaaaaactTAAAACAAACAATGTTAGTAATTATTAAGACATATGGCACAATGGTAACCAAATTCTCTTCTATTAAACTGCACATTTGTTCCATCCCTCTCCCAAGGGCAAAATAGAGAAATTACATTTTGCAATTATTTACAACTTTTGACCCAGCAGTAATCACTTAACTCAAAGTATACGGTACCTAGAAATAAATTAAGAGATCGCTGTCTTTTTTCCCCAATTAATACCAGTTAATGATATTAAGCTCTAAAGGTGATTTAATCTAGTTAACATTTTGTATGGTTGAGGTGTATCCTTCTTACTTGTTAGTAGTTTCTATCTCTAAAACTACATTACTAGTAGGTGAAGAAACTCTTGGTACTACAACAGCAGTTGCTTGTGCTTGTGGCACTGCAGAGTCAGCTGACACTTCTGCCGCCACCACATTTGATTGAACCAAGCTTTTTGGTTCCTTCTTTTTTCCCCACAAGAATGAGTACAATCCTGATATTATCAAAACCATCCCCAACAACCTGCGAAATTAAAAATGGTATGTAAATGTAAATGTTAGTAATTAAATGTAAATAATACCGGTATGGAAAACTATaaataaacaatgaaaatattaaataatatgaacaatagATATgtgatgttcaattcactaggtatgcgaatggttattctaatattaaagtCTAGGAGTCaattctagaattcattcttcacattgttcacaaaaattattgtctacaTAGCAAAATCTTGCTTGTATTTAAAATTGAAGAATTGAAAAGTGGTAAAATGTTAAGAAGGGAAGAATGTCACATACGTTCCAACTTTTAATGGTTCACCAAGTACGAGAGCTTCTGATATGGCCACAAAAATAAGAGCAAGGGGATTAAACATTGGAGGGTATGTTGGTCCTTTTACTGAAATAGCCCATGAAAGTAAACAAAATGTTGCACCCGTAGCAAGTACTCCCTACACAAAGTTTAaaacatatattttaataatcAATGATACATGATATATAATTATTGGATCCCATTTCAAATTAAatcataatataataaaaaaaaactaacatcatttatacaaataCTAGAGGCATGCAAAATGTGTTACATTAGTGAATCTTGCAGACATTAATTTATTTATAGCTTTATTAGAAACAACTCGAATGATTAGAGCAGAAATTTTACGTATTATTTGTTCTATTTCTCTACAATGAGTGTACTATTCTTGATATGGGcattactataaaaaaaaaatgctAAACGATATAAAGGATCACTATTCAAATGAATATGTGATACATACAGATATCATAACATCACTTTTAATAAGATACTAATTTAACCATCCTAATCCTAatgtttaattaatatataaaatatagtagTGGAATAATATATATCTTACCGAATAGAGTATAGTAACAAGCTGTAGATTCCAGTGTATCTTCCAAGAAGCACCGCTGGAATCTATGCATAAGCCAATTACTACAGATTGAATTGATGCCATAATACAAGCTAGCATTGTTCCCCAATATTTAAATGGAAATTCTTTCAGCAACTTTACCTGTTTTATAAATTGAGAGTTAGATATTTAGATATTTAGATATCATCATCATATATATTCAGGGAAATTTTCACAACACTCAAGAAATGGGGGTTAAGAGAGACCTGTtgattagaataaaatatttattattggatTTTTGCTATATAatatatctctaaaaattatacaatataattgtattatattttatcataattaaactttatttaaaaCAATCAATATAGAAATCAtttcttaattaaaattaaactaataatttcatataataatataaagtGTTAACAtagtattatttttaactaaatgaAATTATGTGTAAATTATAGCATATAAATTTATTTAGGGaaattaagttttattattagaaaaatgtTAGCATACATATGTAACATATTTttcaaaagtaaaatataataCATCCTTAGGCTGCATTTAGTTTATGTtttcattttcaatattttttgtttttaaatttaaaaaaaaattatttttactttttttttttataaaatcctaaaaataaaaaatactataaataaataaagaaaataaaaactcaaACCAAACAAACCCTTATATTTTGTTATACTTTAAAAACCAATTTCACtttagaatatattattttctaataattaattactaaataaataaagcaCTAATGAAgaagaatataaataatattgGAGGAGAGAAAACtaatgataaaatattattacttgcACAATGAACCAAGCTGTGTATGAGAAGCAGCTAAGAACCAAGAAGATAGTTCCACGAAGCATGTTGGTCTTGTGAGTCAAAGCAGAAGAATGAGAATCATGGTGGTGTTGACCAATGAAGAATTCATGGCCTTTGTAAAGGCTTGTA is a window from the Arachis hypogaea cultivar Tifrunner chromosome 17, arahy.Tifrunner.gnm2.J5K5, whole genome shotgun sequence genome containing:
- the LOC112767119 gene encoding WAT1-related protein At5g64700, whose product is MKSVKEKMKSSQAIVSMLMVQIFATGMQLLSRVILVNGTFIFALTSYRHVVAALFVAPFALYFERDREKKFTLKVWFWIFINALTGMTMAQGLYYYGLRDTSATYSINFLNLVPICTFAVSIICRMEKLRVKTWGGRAKCVGAILCVGGALVTSLYKGHEFFIGQHHHDSHSSALTHKTNMLRGTIFLVLSCFSYTAWFIVQVKLLKEFPFKYWGTMLACIMASIQSVVIGLCIDSSGASWKIHWNLQLVTILYSGVLATGATFCLLSWAISVKGPTYPPMFNPLALIFVAISEALVLGEPLKVGTLLGMVLIISGLYSFLWGKKKEPKSLVQSNVVAAEVSADSAVPQAQATAVVVPRVSSPTSNVVLEIETTNK